From Passer domesticus isolate bPasDom1 chromosome 8, bPasDom1.hap1, whole genome shotgun sequence, a single genomic window includes:
- the SFXN4 gene encoding sideroflexin-4, giving the protein MDANLRFWRAEGQSFFQRFLLWADALDPLLLLKSSNEIKRTRLSILINEKTQNEPIQNNQTKKAFLLSLSSVHPDTDKIIPVLFRPPAFMPITLPLVIVSSVQRHARHSFFWQFVFHTYTTAFTLVNGNGTPKAAEYSLQQKQLLLGLGAISYSAFVGALPVAFMNRYALKNPLMQLVVRKLLPAPLLGLTSAFTVAMVRSPEFDNGIEVMDRNGNVIGVSKKAGEKAVMETALSRAVLFGTTFFLPEVLMYCVQRARFVKNPRALGPVRMFVIMSVLGGMLPVSFSMFPQCGEIKRADLEPELLSSTEETELFYNRGI; this is encoded by the exons ATGGACGCCAACCTGCGCTTCTGGAGGGCGGAGGGGCAG TCTTTCTTCCAGAGGTTTCTCCTCTGGGCGGACGCCTTGGATCCGCTGCTGCTCCTCAAGTCCTCC aatgaaataaaaagaaccAGGTTATCAATACTAATCAATGAGAAGACCCAAAATGAGCCCATACAGAATAATCAG ACCAAAAAAGCCTTCTTGCTAAGCCTG TCCAGCGTACATCCTGATACAGACAAGATAATTCCTGTTTTGTTTAGACCCCCAG cTTTCATGCCCATAACTCTTCCCTTG GTCATCGTTTCATCTGTTCAGCGCCACGCAAGGCATTCTTTTTTTTGGCAG TTTGTGTTTCACACATACACCACAGCATTCACTCTGGTAAATGGAAATGGCACCCCAAAGGCTGCA GAATACTCACTTCAGCAAAAGCAGCTCTTGCTTGGCTTGGGAGCCATTTCCTATTCAGCCTTTGTTGGT GCTCTCCCTGTTGCCTTCATGAACCGTTATGCGTTGAAGAACCCATTAATGCAACTTGTTGTCAGAAaactgctgcctgctcctctgcTTG GTTTGACAAGTGCATTTACCGTGGCAATGGTGAGAAGCCCAGAATTTGATAATGGGATAGAAGTGATGGACAGGAATGGCAATGTTATAGGAGTGTCTAAGAAGGCTGGTGAGAAG GCTGTTATGGAAACAGCATTGTCCAGAGCAGTCTTGTTTGGGACAACGTTCTTCCTGCCAGAAGTGCTCATGTACTGTGTGCAGAG AGCAAGATTTGTTAAAAATCCTCGTGCTTTGGGTCCTGTGAGGATGTTTGTGATTATGTCAGTCCTAGGAGGGATGCTGCCAGTCTCCTTTAGTATGTTTCCACAGTGTGGGGAG ATAAAGCGGGCAGACCTTGAGCCAGAACTTCTGTCATCTACAGAAGAAACAGAGCTCTTCTACAACAGGGGCATTTAG
- the PRDX3 gene encoding thioredoxin-dependent peroxide reductase, mitochondrial, giving the protein MLREACRNPIDSVIPCRCVPHGPCGVPAPGGRSAPLRPPLDMAAALGRLLRAAVPVAAAAGRGTARPPACARRPFSLGSSRLAAAVTQHAPSFKGTAVVNGEFKELSLDDFKGKYLVLFFYPLDFTFVCPTEIVAFSNKAKEFRDVNCEVVAVSVDSHFTHLAWINTPRKSGGLGKMNIPVLSDLTKQISRAYGVLLEEPGIALRGLFIIDPNGVIKHLSVNDLPVGRSVDETLRLVKAFQFVETHGEVCPANWTPDSPTIKPSPEGSKEYFEKVHK; this is encoded by the exons ATGCTCCGAGAAGCCTGTCGGAACCCGATCGATTCCGTGATTCCGTGCCGGTGCGTCCCTCACGGCCCCTGCGGGGTTCCCGCCCCCGGCGGCCgctccgccccgctccgcccgccgcTCGACATGGCCGCCGCGCTGGGGAGGCTGCTCCGCGCTGCG GTGCCCGTGGCTGCCGCCGCCGGGAGAGGAACGGCACGGCCCCCGGCCTGCGCCCGCCGCCCCTTCAGCCTCG GCTCCTCGCGGCTCGCCGCGGCGGTGACACAGCACGCCCCGTCCTTCAAGGGAACGGCCGTCGTTAACGGGGAGTTCAAGGAGCTGAGCCTCGATGATTTCAAGGGGAAATACCTGGTTCTCTTCTTCTACCCCCTGGACTT CACTTTTGTCTGCCCCACGGAAATTGTGGCTTTCAGCAACAAAGCAAAAGAATTTCGTGATGTGAACTGTGAAGTGGTGGCAGTTTCCGTGGACTCTCATTTTACTCACCTGGCATGGATAAACACACCACGAAAG AGTGGCGGTTTGGGCAAAATGAATATTCCAGTTCTGTCAGACCTCACAAAACAGATCTCCCGTGCTTATGGGGTGCTGCTGGAAGAACCTGGCATAGCACTGAG GGGTCTGTTCATCATTGACCCCAACGGGGTCATCAAGCACCTGAGTGTCAACGACCTGCCCGTGGGGCGCAGCGTGGACGAGACGCTGCGCCTGGTCAAGGCCTTCCAGTTCGTGGAGACCCACGGCGAGGTGTGCCCCGCCAACTGGACCCCAGACTCCCCAACG ATTAAACCAAGCCCAGAAGGTTCCaaagaatattttgaaaaagtGCATAAATAA